Proteins encoded by one window of Chondromyces crocatus:
- a CDS encoding alpha/beta fold hydrolase codes for MRVTSSHHDIRGLRLFVRRYHDESARPSGLTLLLLHGFLDAGATWDRIATPLAQAGHDVVVPDQRGFGESGWIGPGGYYHFPDYVADVSALVDELAPARLGVVGHSMGGAVATYYTGTFPARVERLALLEGIGPGHNEPELAVTRMETWIRDLHRTDRTPRPIASLAQAVERLAVFHGSIPRDVLAIHAEQLVRRDARGNLTWAWDPLHRTTAPTPFSAHVFSAFLRRITCPTLLVTGGPTGWRPPDEAERAACLVAAEHVDLPDAGHMMHWSRPEALVEQLVRFFGK; via the coding sequence GTGCGCGTCACCTCCTCTCACCACGACATCCGCGGCCTCCGGCTGTTCGTCCGCCGCTACCACGACGAGTCGGCACGTCCGAGCGGGCTCACGCTCCTCTTGCTCCACGGCTTCCTCGACGCAGGCGCCACGTGGGATCGCATCGCCACGCCGCTCGCCCAGGCGGGCCATGACGTCGTCGTGCCCGACCAGCGGGGCTTCGGCGAGAGCGGCTGGATCGGCCCTGGCGGCTACTACCACTTCCCCGACTACGTGGCCGACGTCAGCGCGCTCGTCGACGAGCTCGCTCCCGCGCGCCTTGGCGTCGTCGGCCACTCGATGGGCGGCGCCGTCGCGACCTATTACACCGGCACGTTCCCCGCACGCGTGGAGCGACTCGCCCTCCTCGAAGGCATCGGCCCCGGCCACAACGAACCCGAGCTGGCCGTCACGCGCATGGAGACCTGGATCCGCGATCTCCACCGCACCGACCGCACCCCGCGCCCGATCGCCTCCCTCGCTCAGGCCGTCGAGCGTCTCGCCGTCTTCCACGGCAGCATCCCCCGCGACGTCCTCGCGATCCACGCCGAGCAGCTCGTCCGTCGCGACGCTCGCGGCAACCTCACCTGGGCGTGGGATCCGCTGCACCGCACCACCGCGCCGACGCCCTTCTCGGCCCACGTCTTCAGCGCCTTCCTGCGCCGCATCACCTGCCCCACCCTGCTCGTCACCGGCGGCCCCACCGGCTGGCGTCCCCCCGACGAAGCCGAGCGCGCCGCCTGCCTCGTCGCCGCCGAGCACGTGGACCTTCCCGACGCAGGACACATGATGCACTGGTCACGCCCCGAGGCCCTGGTCGAGCAGCTGGTCCGCTTCTTCGGGAAGTGA
- a CDS encoding sensor histidine kinase codes for MGGPAAQHLTLFARRRWLVGMALAVVIGLLQTVPEFLEDERISSIVLRFMLWVVETPIQVLALSVTFDHCIKRQLSATKVVVACVLVAVVIGVLSALAFVFVSEGLLGFELDEKGPLPYPLAAGFGAMIGILIAGIWGFAFVSPHLTEQAQLRTLETEQLRFEAEQLRVSSEMARLRSQLEPHFLLNTLNTIAGLVTQNPREARRLLGCLGDLLRDSLQGHDEMQTLDQEVTWLRRYAEILESRHGDTLRFDWDIPPDAGGVLLPTLLLQPLVENAVQHGALCRGGGGRVTVRATLQAVGVGSKLVCTVTDNGPGLPTTEPRSGAVGLRVVRRRLELRCPGSTLRLQSSSEGTSAIVELAVASVSVTSEGTS; via the coding sequence ATGGGAGGTCCTGCGGCGCAGCATCTGACGCTCTTCGCGCGACGTCGCTGGCTGGTCGGCATGGCCTTGGCCGTCGTCATCGGGCTGCTGCAGACCGTCCCTGAATTCCTCGAAGACGAGCGCATCTCGAGCATCGTCCTTCGGTTCATGCTGTGGGTCGTCGAGACGCCGATCCAGGTGCTCGCGCTGTCGGTCACGTTTGACCACTGCATCAAGCGGCAGCTCAGCGCCACGAAGGTGGTGGTCGCCTGTGTCCTCGTCGCCGTGGTCATCGGTGTGCTCTCCGCCCTCGCCTTCGTGTTCGTGTCCGAAGGGCTCCTCGGCTTCGAGCTCGATGAAAAAGGGCCGCTCCCATACCCGCTCGCCGCAGGATTCGGCGCCATGATCGGCATCCTCATCGCCGGCATCTGGGGATTTGCCTTCGTGTCTCCGCACCTGACCGAGCAGGCCCAGCTCCGCACCCTCGAAACGGAGCAGCTGCGTTTCGAGGCCGAGCAGCTCCGGGTTTCGTCGGAGATGGCGCGGCTGCGCTCGCAGCTCGAGCCGCACTTCTTGCTCAATACGCTCAACACCATCGCTGGGCTGGTGACGCAAAATCCCCGTGAAGCGCGGCGCCTGCTGGGATGTCTGGGGGACCTGCTCCGGGATTCACTGCAGGGGCACGACGAGATGCAGACCCTCGACCAGGAGGTCACCTGGCTCCGGCGTTACGCCGAGATCCTCGAATCGCGCCACGGGGATACGCTCCGCTTCGATTGGGACATCCCTCCCGACGCTGGCGGCGTGCTGCTGCCGACCCTGCTACTACAGCCCCTGGTGGAGAACGCGGTCCAGCATGGTGCGCTGTGTCGAGGCGGAGGTGGCAGGGTGACCGTACGCGCCACGCTCCAGGCGGTTGGCGTCGGGTCGAAGCTCGTGTGCACCGTGACGGACAACGGCCCCGGCCTTCCGACGACCGAGCCTCGCTCTGGCGCCGTCGGTCTCCGTGTGGTGCGTCGTCGCCTCGAACTCCGATGCCCCGGGTCGACCTTGCGCTTGCAGTCGTCGAGCGAAGGAACCTCGGCAATCGTCGAGCTCGCCGTGGCCTCGGTCTCCGTGACCTCGGAGGGAACGTCATGA
- a CDS encoding cytochrome c peroxidase: protein MIEHSSREDHQPLAGSRRRILVSGLLGWAAGGIALVAMGACSTSKETGPLSHDLTGEQLFTQAFPGTNGRSCASCHVPEDNFTLTPAHVTRLLETNPSDPLFSAIDADDPTAETLTFEHLKVGLVRVWLTVPDTMDLIDDAGNVTTPPDRKVFVWRSVPSIADTAMTAPFQFDGRAATLEEQAQAAIISHSEGGTVSQTELARIAAFQREVFTSDRARAAAEHLARGVAPENVPDMEAALDLTPAEQRGRAVYEAACAACHGGGSRGTITNREARDLLFPALKPDGHVLYEVPATDPPTPVLAADQASDFLNIGSAFVTYLGQVDPESEILTKSVSFPRYRYRFYTDGSRTKKVIDLPPPPPPFDGDDLSDFDPELDDDGNPIAGPNLVPQIFSSDPGRAMITGQPHDFEAFDVPTLRGIGRTAPYFHNNSARDLDAVVTFYSQFVLGRLAPLNLPPIHPPAHEGPPEALSADQKSDLIAFLNRL from the coding sequence ATGATCGAGCATTCATCTCGCGAAGATCACCAGCCACTCGCCGGATCACGTCGCCGGATTCTCGTCAGCGGCCTTCTCGGCTGGGCCGCTGGGGGCATCGCACTCGTCGCGATGGGCGCTTGTAGCACCAGCAAGGAGACAGGGCCGCTGAGCCACGACCTCACAGGGGAGCAGCTCTTCACGCAAGCCTTTCCAGGCACCAACGGCCGCTCCTGCGCCAGCTGCCATGTGCCAGAGGACAACTTCACGCTGACGCCCGCGCACGTGACCCGATTGCTGGAGACGAACCCGAGCGATCCGCTGTTCAGCGCGATCGACGCCGACGATCCCACGGCCGAGACGTTGACCTTCGAGCACTTGAAGGTGGGCCTCGTGCGCGTGTGGCTCACGGTGCCCGACACGATGGACTTGATCGATGATGCGGGCAACGTCACCACACCGCCCGATCGGAAGGTGTTCGTGTGGCGGTCGGTCCCCTCGATTGCTGACACGGCGATGACCGCGCCTTTCCAGTTCGATGGGCGTGCGGCGACGCTGGAAGAGCAAGCGCAAGCTGCCATCATCAGCCACAGCGAAGGGGGCACGGTGTCCCAGACCGAGCTCGCGCGCATCGCTGCGTTCCAGCGCGAGGTGTTCACCTCGGACCGGGCTCGCGCCGCCGCAGAGCACCTGGCGCGTGGGGTCGCTCCGGAGAACGTGCCCGACATGGAAGCGGCGCTGGACCTCACGCCCGCAGAGCAACGTGGCCGAGCCGTGTACGAGGCCGCGTGCGCGGCGTGCCATGGCGGGGGCTCCAGGGGGACCATCACGAACCGGGAGGCCCGTGACTTGCTGTTTCCTGCTCTCAAGCCCGATGGTCACGTGCTGTACGAGGTGCCTGCCACCGACCCGCCGACCCCGGTGCTCGCGGCCGATCAGGCCAGCGACTTCTTGAACATCGGCTCAGCGTTCGTCACGTATCTGGGACAGGTCGACCCCGAGTCCGAGATCCTGACGAAGTCGGTCAGCTTTCCTCGCTACCGCTACCGCTTCTACACGGACGGTTCTCGCACGAAGAAGGTCATCGATCTGCCGCCGCCGCCGCCGCCCTTCGACGGGGATGATCTGTCGGATTTCGACCCCGAACTCGACGACGATGGCAACCCCATCGCAGGGCCGAACCTGGTGCCTCAGATCTTCTCCAGCGATCCAGGGCGCGCCATGATCACGGGGCAGCCCCACGACTTCGAAGCGTTCGACGTGCCGACGCTGCGTGGGATCGGCCGCACGGCGCCTTACTTCCACAACAACAGCGCCAGGGACCTCGACGCGGTGGTGACCTTCTACAGCCAGTTCGTGCTGGGAAGGCTCGCGCCGCTCAACCTGCCTCCCATCCATCCGCCGGCGCACGAAGGTCCGCCGGAAGCCCTTAGCGCCGACCAGAAGAGCGATCTGATCGCCTTTCTGAACCGGCTCTGA
- the deoC gene encoding deoxyribose-phosphate aldolase, whose protein sequence is MAAYGKGNGHGAEPLPLGVQGAWATGRAAKYPDFSAPSVDRVMVEERAAGLGKRSLKKEAKVAGLKLAVSMMDLTTLEGKDSSGKVLQLCQKAMHPHERADVPSCAAVCVYPKLVPTAKKALEGSGVKVASVATAFPSGLSPLPVKIADVREAVALGADEIDMVIDRGAMLSGEYEAVFDEIAAVKEACGPAHLKVILETGELGTYDRVRKASQIAMLAGADFIKTSTGKVTPAATPAVTLVMLEAIRDFYYATGKIIGMKPAGGIRTAKQALHYLVLVKETLGDGWLTPDLFRFGASTLLNDVLMQLEKERTGAYQGGDYFSKD, encoded by the coding sequence ATGGCGGCATACGGTAAGGGCAATGGTCATGGCGCGGAGCCCCTCCCCCTGGGGGTTCAGGGCGCCTGGGCGACGGGCAGGGCGGCGAAATACCCGGATTTCTCGGCGCCCAGCGTCGACCGCGTCATGGTCGAGGAGCGCGCGGCGGGCCTGGGCAAGCGGAGCCTGAAGAAGGAGGCGAAGGTCGCCGGGCTCAAGCTGGCCGTGTCCATGATGGATCTCACCACCCTGGAGGGGAAGGACTCTTCCGGGAAGGTGCTGCAGCTTTGCCAGAAGGCGATGCACCCGCACGAGCGGGCGGATGTGCCTTCCTGTGCGGCCGTGTGTGTCTACCCGAAGCTGGTGCCGACGGCGAAGAAGGCGCTCGAAGGGTCGGGGGTGAAGGTGGCGAGCGTGGCCACCGCGTTCCCGAGCGGGCTGTCGCCGCTGCCGGTGAAGATCGCGGACGTGCGTGAGGCGGTGGCGCTGGGCGCGGACGAGATCGACATGGTCATCGATCGGGGCGCGATGCTCTCGGGCGAGTACGAGGCGGTGTTCGACGAGATCGCGGCGGTGAAGGAGGCGTGTGGCCCGGCGCATCTCAAGGTGATCCTGGAGACCGGCGAGCTGGGGACCTACGACCGGGTGCGCAAGGCGAGCCAGATCGCGATGCTCGCGGGGGCGGACTTCATCAAGACGTCGACCGGGAAGGTGACGCCTGCGGCGACGCCGGCGGTGACGCTGGTGATGCTCGAGGCGATCCGGGACTTCTACTACGCGACGGGGAAGATCATCGGGATGAAGCCGGCTGGAGGGATCCGGACGGCGAAGCAGGCGCTCCACTACCTGGTGCTCGTCAAGGAGACGCTCGGGGACGGCTGGCTCACCCCGGATCTGTTCCGGTTCGGCGCGTCGACCTTGCTCAACGACGTGCTGATGCAGCTCGAGAAGGAGCGGACGGGCGCGTACCAGGGCGGCGATTACTTCAGCAAGGACTGA
- a CDS encoding DUF6258 family protein, with the protein MGPRDFLKTVYLGDRGCKGVFIDSWRERVTIHVNVISRVRGTSGAWDYYTDEDITDGHLVFTGVKSICFEPSGPLPNDFIYEVLIEEELVSTPGSEMFNASISVGSVGEEEAPTEVVIKIQAKGLHLEDPARPGQEIRS; encoded by the coding sequence ATGGGTCCGAGAGATTTCCTGAAGACCGTCTATCTAGGGGATCGCGGCTGCAAGGGCGTCTTCATCGACTCGTGGCGGGAGCGCGTGACCATTCACGTGAATGTCATTTCACGGGTTCGAGGCACTTCCGGAGCCTGGGACTACTACACGGATGAAGACATCACGGATGGTCACCTGGTCTTCACCGGGGTCAAGAGCATCTGCTTCGAGCCGTCAGGTCCACTCCCCAATGATTTCATCTACGAGGTCCTCATCGAGGAGGAACTCGTCAGTACGCCGGGAAGCGAGATGTTCAACGCATCGATCTCTGTCGGGTCGGTTGGTGAGGAGGAGGCTCCCACCGAGGTGGTCATCAAGATTCAGGCGAAAGGTCTTCACCTCGAAGATCCCGCGCGGCCCGGGCAAGAGATCCGCTCCTGA
- a CDS encoding LytR/AlgR family response regulator transcription factor yields the protein MSTEAGEKLRSLVVEDEWTARNYLVELLDGSNLAEVAGAVATAEEAREILLGDGRLAFDVVFLDIRLSGGRNEGLDIARAVAAQPDPPLIVLATAFNAHALEAYDVGVADYLLKPFTEQRVEQCLQKLRALRPRLPPAGPVRIAARRKKSLVFFERDEVWAFEAAERLTRVHTAHGVFDVDLSLSAIEASFGRALVRVHRNWLVNMTHIKEFERDRRTRVWVGEGLVADGRGIYVPVARERAQQLRDLLLASAMGLRRTT from the coding sequence ATGAGCACCGAGGCCGGCGAAAAACTGCGCTCCCTGGTCGTGGAGGACGAGTGGACCGCGCGAAACTACCTCGTCGAGCTTCTGGACGGCTCCAACCTGGCCGAGGTTGCGGGCGCCGTCGCAACGGCGGAGGAAGCGCGGGAGATCCTGCTCGGCGACGGGCGCCTCGCCTTCGACGTCGTCTTCCTGGACATCCGGCTCTCCGGCGGCCGCAACGAAGGCCTGGACATCGCGCGCGCGGTCGCGGCGCAGCCCGACCCACCGCTGATCGTCCTCGCCACGGCGTTCAACGCCCACGCGCTCGAAGCCTACGACGTCGGTGTCGCCGACTACCTGCTCAAGCCATTCACCGAGCAGCGCGTCGAGCAGTGCTTGCAAAAGCTCCGGGCCCTCCGCCCGCGGCTACCGCCAGCGGGCCCCGTGCGGATCGCCGCGCGGCGGAAGAAGAGCCTGGTTTTCTTCGAGCGCGATGAGGTGTGGGCCTTCGAAGCCGCGGAGCGCCTGACCCGGGTCCACACCGCCCACGGCGTCTTCGACGTCGACCTGTCCCTGTCCGCCATCGAAGCCTCCTTCGGCCGTGCGCTCGTTCGTGTCCACCGCAACTGGCTGGTCAACATGACCCACATCAAGGAGTTCGAGCGCGACCGCAGGACGCGGGTCTGGGTCGGCGAGGGCCTCGTGGCCGACGGCCGCGGCATCTACGTGCCTGTCGCTCGTGAGCGTGCGCAACAGCTCCGCGATCTGCTGCTCGCGAGCGCGATGGGCCTGCGCCGCACGACCTGA
- a CDS encoding PDDEXK nuclease domain-containing protein, with translation MALIEAARGRAYQAVNAELVSLYWKLGEYISRKIASAEWGDGVVDELASSLARRFAGIRGFTRRNLFRMRQFFEAYRGHKKVSPLVTQLSWTHHLIILSEARPVETREFYILAAIKERWSKRELERQIRSGAVLRSSSLSKRVSPVVTQIHPTALDEFKNAYNFEFLALPDVYSEADLHGALLHRLGRFLTELGRDFCFVGSQYPVQVGNQDFAIDLVFFHRGLQCLVAIELKTEKFKPADLGQLSFYVEALDRDVKKPHERPSIGLLLCATKDDEVVEYALARSTSPTLVAEYQTVLPPKELLRAKLHELYAMLTPDDDAVAVERSARKRRR, from the coding sequence ATCGCGCTCATCGAGGCCGCGCGTGGCCGTGCGTACCAAGCCGTCAATGCGGAGCTGGTCTCGCTCTACTGGAAGCTCGGCGAGTATATCAGCCGGAAGATTGCGAGCGCCGAGTGGGGCGATGGCGTGGTCGACGAACTCGCTTCCTCTCTTGCTCGACGCTTCGCGGGGATTCGAGGCTTCACGCGACGAAATCTCTTCCGTATGCGCCAGTTTTTCGAGGCGTATCGGGGGCATAAGAAAGTGTCACCGCTGGTGACACAATTGTCGTGGACTCATCACCTCATCATCTTGAGCGAGGCGAGGCCCGTCGAGACCCGCGAGTTTTACATCCTCGCTGCGATCAAGGAGCGCTGGTCGAAGCGCGAACTGGAGCGCCAGATTCGCTCTGGCGCGGTGCTGCGAAGCTCCTCGCTTTCGAAGAGAGTCTCACCGGTGGTGACACAGATTCACCCGACGGCGCTCGACGAGTTCAAGAACGCCTACAACTTCGAGTTCCTCGCGCTTCCCGACGTGTACTCGGAGGCGGACCTCCATGGCGCCTTGCTCCATCGCCTCGGCCGTTTCCTCACCGAGCTGGGTCGTGACTTTTGCTTCGTTGGCTCGCAGTACCCGGTACAGGTCGGCAACCAGGACTTCGCGATCGATCTCGTTTTCTTCCACCGTGGCCTGCAGTGCCTCGTCGCCATCGAGCTGAAGACCGAGAAGTTCAAGCCTGCCGACCTGGGGCAGCTCTCGTTCTACGTCGAGGCGCTCGATCGTGACGTGAAGAAGCCTCACGAGCGGCCATCCATCGGCCTGCTGCTCTGCGCGACGAAGGATGACGAGGTCGTGGAGTACGCGCTCGCGCGCTCCACATCACCCACGCTCGTCGCCGAGTACCAGACGGTCCTCCCGCCGAAGGAGCTGCTGCGCGCCAAGCTCCACGAGCTGTACGCGATGCTCACACCAGACGATGACGCCGTCGCTGTGGAGCGCTCGGCCCGAAAGAGACGCCGATGA
- a CDS encoding cytochrome P450: MSQRLHFDPLSSEFLADPYSLYARMRAEDPVHCNAMGSWLLTRHDDVVAVLRDHRFGVHSMAANLRSKGRFLGPGQKLDALADTVGQWLMFDNPPEHTRLRRLVSRSFTTGSVELLRAQVEERVAACLDAARERGELDVIHDLAVPLAVGTISSILGVPAKDRARVLAWTEGLSHIVDPLRSLEEYLAMEQVAEEFMEYFRALFRERRRNPEDDLVSALVAKEKDKGVTEVELLSMCTNLFTAGYKTTVNFIGNGVLALLRNPAQCALLREAPEAVPRAMEELLRYDSPVQLITRLACEEVSLRGRTIPAGSMVFLALGGANRDPEQFANPDRLDLTRTEVRHVAFAPGMHHCLGAMLAQLEGQVAILGLVQRFEDLALRTEGVAMESDVIFRGPRSLPVSFDARTQALRRGRGG; the protein is encoded by the coding sequence ATGAGCCAGCGTTTGCACTTCGATCCGCTGTCGTCCGAGTTCCTCGCGGATCCGTATTCGCTCTATGCGCGCATGCGCGCGGAGGATCCGGTCCATTGCAATGCGATGGGGAGCTGGCTGCTGACGCGCCATGACGATGTGGTCGCGGTGCTGCGGGACCACCGCTTCGGTGTCCACAGCATGGCGGCGAACCTCCGTAGCAAGGGGCGCTTCCTCGGGCCGGGCCAGAAGCTGGACGCGCTGGCAGATACCGTTGGTCAGTGGCTGATGTTCGACAATCCGCCGGAGCACACGCGGCTGCGGCGGCTGGTGAGTCGGTCGTTCACCACGGGCAGCGTCGAGCTGCTGCGGGCGCAGGTGGAAGAGAGGGTGGCGGCGTGCCTCGACGCTGCACGAGAGCGCGGAGAGCTGGACGTCATCCACGATCTCGCCGTGCCACTGGCCGTGGGGACGATCTCCAGCATCCTGGGCGTGCCGGCAAAGGACCGCGCGCGCGTGCTGGCCTGGACCGAGGGGCTGTCGCACATCGTGGATCCGCTGCGCTCGCTCGAAGAGTACCTGGCCATGGAGCAGGTGGCGGAGGAGTTCATGGAGTACTTCCGCGCGCTGTTCAGGGAGCGGCGGCGCAATCCCGAGGACGATCTCGTCAGCGCGCTGGTCGCCAAGGAGAAGGACAAGGGGGTCACGGAGGTGGAGCTCCTGTCGATGTGCACCAACCTGTTCACGGCTGGGTACAAGACGACCGTCAATTTCATCGGCAATGGCGTGCTCGCGCTCTTGCGCAACCCAGCGCAATGCGCGCTGTTACGCGAGGCCCCCGAGGCAGTCCCCAGGGCCATGGAGGAGCTGCTGCGCTACGACAGCCCGGTCCAGCTCATCACGAGGCTGGCGTGCGAGGAGGTGTCGCTGCGAGGGCGCACGATCCCGGCGGGGAGCATGGTGTTTCTGGCGCTTGGAGGAGCGAACCGGGACCCGGAGCAGTTTGCCAACCCGGACCGGCTCGACCTCACGCGGACGGAGGTGCGGCACGTCGCGTTCGCTCCCGGGATGCACCACTGTCTCGGGGCGATGCTGGCGCAGCTCGAAGGGCAGGTAGCGATCCTGGGGCTGGTCCAGCGCTTCGAAGACCTCGCACTCCGAACGGAGGGGGTCGCGATGGAGAGCGACGTGATCTTCCGAGGGCCCCGATCGCTGCCGGTCAGCTTCGACGCGAGGACTCAGGCTCTTCGCCGAGGTAGAGGCGGATGA
- a CDS encoding peroxiredoxin: protein MARRLWLPLALLLTTSIPALVAASGCSSAQLRPDGGEGLLPVGSAAPDLFAPDQNGALQRLSDQRGRAVVVYFYPKDGTPGCTEEACAFRDVWDKYKSSNVVVFGVSTDSRESHEAFARENKLPFSILSDTDETWIRAFGVPTNLGTASRVTFLIDPDGKVAKVYPQVDPGVHANEVLKDAAALTGAAAPPSSGDAAPGAAPAAPPAEGAAPAPPAPAAPPPAK, encoded by the coding sequence ATGGCTCGACGGCTCTGGCTCCCCCTGGCTCTGCTTCTCACCACCTCCATTCCAGCGCTCGTCGCTGCGTCCGGGTGCAGCTCTGCCCAGCTTCGTCCCGACGGAGGCGAGGGGCTTTTGCCCGTCGGCTCAGCGGCTCCCGACCTCTTCGCGCCCGATCAGAATGGCGCGCTGCAGCGTCTGTCGGATCAACGCGGACGCGCTGTGGTGGTCTACTTCTATCCGAAGGACGGCACACCGGGCTGCACCGAGGAGGCCTGCGCCTTCCGCGACGTCTGGGATAAGTACAAGTCCTCGAACGTCGTCGTCTTCGGCGTGTCGACGGACAGCCGCGAATCGCACGAAGCGTTCGCGCGCGAGAACAAGCTCCCGTTCTCGATCCTCTCCGACACCGACGAGACCTGGATCCGCGCCTTCGGCGTCCCGACCAACCTCGGCACCGCCTCGCGCGTGACCTTCCTCATCGATCCCGACGGCAAGGTGGCCAAGGTCTACCCGCAAGTGGATCCCGGCGTTCACGCGAACGAGGTGCTGAAGGACGCCGCAGCCCTCACCGGCGCAGCAGCACCTCCGTCGAGCGGCGACGCCGCCCCTGGCGCTGCGCCCGCTGCCCCTCCGGCCGAAGGCGCCGCCCCAGCTCCGCCCGCGCCCGCCGCACCCCCGCCCGCCAAGTGA
- a CDS encoding AMP-binding protein, which translates to MSATVPSGGHRGTLVHIVRGHAECRPEAEAITYLADGEAVGQALSFGELDRRVRTVAGRLQELGATGKPALLLFENDVDFVVAFLGCLYARVVAVTAYPPRSGSRHLQRLQALVADAQAEVVLVTPSILGRIEESLRKFSALASARWVVVGEPGEGDEALAEAWRMPALRREEVAFLQYTSGSLGSPKGVMLSHGNLMHNAAMIAAAFGHSSATRHVSWLPLFHDMGLIGNVLQALYLGTPCVFMSPAAFVQQPARWLRAISTYQATTSGAPSSAYDLCVRKITDEQLEGVDLRGWRVAYNGAEPVRADVLDAFAARFARFGFQRSALYPCYGMAESTLLISGDDTMAEPVVRAVCSAALERGRIEEVTAGQAARRLVSCGHSWFGQEVRIVDPKTCLPCPPGQVGEIWLSGESVALGYWNRPELTQETFQARLPDTARTFLRTGDLGFVEETQLYVTGRLKDLIVVRGRNHYPQDIEATVERSSGMLRPGLGAAFSIEGAEGERLVVVHEVERVHVADLEVPSVVGQIREAVAEEHEIAVHAVVLLAPGTLPKTSSGKVQRSACRKRFLAGTLEAVGQWSVSLREPAQEGPGAVAEGPRTREALQGWLTARVAARLRIAESEIDPRRPLTQYGLESTVAASLSHELGDKLGVRLGPLVFWEYPSIERLCGYLNSLSS; encoded by the coding sequence ATGAGCGCAACGGTCCCGTCGGGAGGGCATCGCGGCACCCTCGTCCACATCGTGCGCGGACACGCGGAGTGCCGCCCGGAGGCGGAGGCCATCACCTACCTGGCCGATGGTGAGGCCGTGGGGCAGGCGCTGAGCTTCGGGGAGCTGGATCGTCGGGTCCGCACCGTGGCGGGCCGGCTGCAGGAGCTCGGGGCCACGGGGAAGCCGGCGCTCTTGCTGTTCGAGAATGACGTCGACTTCGTCGTGGCGTTTCTCGGGTGTCTGTATGCGCGGGTCGTCGCGGTCACGGCGTATCCGCCTCGGAGCGGTTCGCGTCATCTCCAGCGGCTCCAGGCGCTGGTTGCGGATGCGCAGGCGGAGGTGGTGCTCGTGACGCCGTCGATCCTGGGGCGCATCGAGGAGTCGCTCCGCAAGTTCTCGGCGCTCGCGTCGGCGCGGTGGGTGGTCGTGGGCGAGCCCGGAGAGGGCGATGAAGCGCTGGCAGAGGCCTGGAGGATGCCTGCGCTGCGCCGCGAGGAGGTGGCGTTCCTCCAGTACACCTCGGGCTCTCTGGGGTCGCCCAAGGGGGTCATGCTCAGCCACGGGAACTTGATGCACAACGCGGCGATGATCGCGGCGGCGTTCGGGCACTCGAGCGCGACGCGGCACGTGAGCTGGCTGCCGCTGTTCCACGACATGGGGCTCATCGGGAATGTGCTCCAGGCGCTCTACCTGGGGACGCCGTGCGTCTTCATGTCTCCGGCCGCCTTCGTCCAGCAGCCGGCGCGGTGGCTGCGCGCGATCTCGACGTACCAGGCGACGACGAGCGGTGCGCCCAGCTCTGCGTATGACCTGTGCGTCCGGAAGATCACCGACGAGCAACTCGAAGGGGTGGATCTGCGGGGCTGGCGGGTGGCGTACAACGGGGCCGAGCCGGTGCGGGCCGATGTGCTCGATGCGTTCGCAGCGCGGTTCGCGCGGTTCGGGTTTCAGCGGAGCGCGCTGTATCCCTGCTACGGGATGGCAGAGTCGACGCTGCTCATCTCTGGCGACGACACGATGGCCGAGCCGGTCGTGCGGGCGGTGTGCAGCGCGGCGCTCGAACGAGGTCGGATCGAGGAGGTGACGGCTGGTCAGGCCGCGCGACGGCTGGTGAGCTGTGGGCATTCCTGGTTCGGTCAGGAGGTGAGGATCGTCGATCCGAAGACGTGCCTCCCTTGCCCGCCGGGGCAGGTCGGCGAGATCTGGCTCTCGGGCGAGAGTGTCGCGCTCGGCTACTGGAACCGGCCGGAGCTGACGCAGGAGACGTTCCAGGCGCGCCTGCCAGACACGGCGCGGACCTTCCTGCGCACGGGAGATCTCGGGTTCGTGGAGGAGACGCAGCTCTATGTCACGGGCCGTCTGAAGGATCTCATCGTCGTGCGGGGTCGGAACCACTATCCGCAGGACATCGAGGCGACGGTGGAGCGGAGCTCGGGGATGCTGCGCCCCGGGCTCGGCGCAGCCTTCTCCATCGAGGGGGCCGAGGGGGAGCGGCTCGTCGTGGTGCACGAGGTGGAGCGGGTGCACGTGGCCGATCTGGAGGTGCCGTCGGTGGTGGGGCAGATCCGGGAGGCGGTCGCCGAGGAGCACGAGATCGCGGTGCACGCGGTGGTGTTGCTCGCGCCAGGGACGCTGCCCAAGACGTCGAGCGGCAAGGTACAGCGCTCGGCGTGCCGGAAGCGCTTCCTGGCCGGCACGCTGGAGGCGGTCGGCCAGTGGTCGGTGTCGCTCAGGGAGCCAGCGCAGGAAGGCCCAGGGGCAGTGGCCGAGGGGCCGCGCACGCGGGAGGCGCTCCAGGGGTGGCTCACCGCGCGGGTGGCGGCGCGGCTGCGCATCGCGGAGAGCGAGATCGATCCACGGAGGCCGTTGACGCAGTACGGGCTGGAATCGACGGTGGCGGCGAGCTTGAGCCACGAGCTGGGCGACAAGCTGGGGGTGCGGCTGGGGCCCCTGGTCTTCTGGGAGTATCCGAGCATCGAGCGGCTCTGCGGTTACCTGAACTCGCTGTCGTCGTGA